The following coding sequences are from one Arachis hypogaea cultivar Tifrunner chromosome 7, arahy.Tifrunner.gnm2.J5K5, whole genome shotgun sequence window:
- the LOC112703034 gene encoding myosin-12 isoform X2, translating to MGTPVNIIVGSHVWVEDPEISWIDGVVTEINGKNATIVTSNGRTVVAEISSIYPKDTEAPAAGVDDMTKLAYLHEPGVLHNLAIRFSLNEIYTYTGNILIAVNPFRRLPHLYDIHMMEQYKGAAFGELSPHLFAVADTCYRAMINESRSQSILVSGESGAGKTETTKMLMRYLAFMGGRSGTEGRTVEQQVLESNPVLEAFGNAKTVKNNNSSRFGKFVEIQFDKNGKISGAAIRTYLLERSRVCQVSDPERNYHCFYMLCSAPPEDVKKYKLGNPKQFHYLNQSNCYEVSNVDDAKEYLETRNAMDIVGINQEEQDAIFRVVAAILHLGNIDFVKGTEVDSSKLKDEKSLFHLRTAAELFMCDEKALEDSLCKRVIVTPDGNITKPLDPDSASLSRDALSKTVYSKLFDWIVDKINSSIGQDSNAVSIIGVLDIYGFESFKINSFEQLCINLTNEKLQQHFNQHVFKMEQEEYTKEEINWSYVEFVDNQDVLDLIEKKPGGIIALLDEACMFPKSTHETFAQKMYQTYKAHKRFSKPKLSRTNFTINHYAGDVTYQADYFLDKNKDYVVAEHQALLCASKCSFVANLFPPLPEETSKQSKFSSIGSQFKQQLQSLMETLNTTEPHYIRCVKPNTVLQPGIFENFNVLNQLRCGGVLEAIRISCAGYPTKRTFEEFLDRFGMLAPDVLDGSDEKKAAIAICDKMGLKGYQMGKTKVFLRAGQMAELDARRAEVLAKAARLIQRQIRTHLTRKEFITLRNATIHIQKIWRAKLARELYENMRREAASIRIQKHVRAHRARMNYTSLQGCSIVIQSGMRALAARNEFRYRRQTKASIKLQTQWRRVQALSDYKQQKRAAIIFQCLWRARVARRELRKLRIAARDTGALKEAKDKLEKRVEELTWRLDIEKHMRVDLEEAKGQEIAKLQNTLQEIQGQLDEARAAIIHEREAAKLAIEQAPPVIKEVPVVDNTKLELLTNKNEELETEVEELKKKIKEFEEKCSAIENENQARIKEAEEAQLKATQLQETIERLEVSLSNLETENQVLCQQALVESKNEDLSEEIKILKDQIANLESENERLRDQAEAAAMEQKVHPDIIATNQEISADQHEQHIQQRIVADNVTPQIKNLDNGHLAEEECRGRKEPRAAVSFLTKQRSLTDRQQESYDALLKCLTEDKRFENNRPAVACIVYKALLHWRSFEAEKTHIFDKISHTIRSSIESQEGINDLAYWLSTTSTLLFYLQCTLKVSNTSKMVSRNRNSPATLFGKMAQGLRSSSLGIGISSGYSGMVDKHNDQSKVEAKYPAILFKQHLTAYVEKIYGMIRDSLKKEISPFLNLCIQAPRAIRTRSIRGSSRNIHSNILAKQQALHMHWKSIVNKLDEILGVLSDNYVPSMITGKIFSQVFSFMNVQLFNSLLLRRECCSFSNGEYLKAGLHELELWCLNATDQFAGSSWHELKQIRQAVGFLVLHQKAHKSLEEITNELCPVLSIPQIYRIGTMFWDDKYGSQGLSPEVISRMRVLMTEDSTSMPNNSFLLEVDSSIPFLMEEMFRSMSDIRLSDMEVDPPPILRQRSDFQFLLQHIESDSQ from the exons ATG GGAACGCCTGTGAATATCATCGTCGGATCACATGTTTGGGTTGAGGATCCTGAGATTTCATGGATTGATGGTGTGGTGACAGAAATCAATGGCAAAAATGCTACCATCGTTACTTCAAATGGAAGAACT GTGGTGGCAGAGATTTCGAGTATTTATCCGAAAGATACAGAAGCGCCAGCAGCAGGAGTTGATGACATGACAAAGCTGGCATACCTCCATGAGCCAGGAGTCCTTCATAACCTTGCCATTCGTTTTTCTCTTAACGAGATATAT ACATATACAGGGAATATCTTAATTGCAGTGAATCCTTTTCGACGACTGCCACACTTGTATGATATCCATATGATGGAGCAATACAAAGGAGCAGCATTTGGAGAGCTTAGCCCTCACCTTTTCGCCGTTGCCGACACCTGCTACAG GGCAATGATAAATGAAAGTAGAAGCCAGTCCATTCTGGTGAGTGGAGAGAGTGGAGCTGGTAAAACAGAAACCACCAAAATGTTAATGAGATATCTAGCATTCATGGGAGGAAGATCAGGTACGGAAGGAAGAACGGTAGAACAACAGGTTTTGGAG TCCAATCCAGTGTTAGAAGCATTTGGAAATGCCAAAACTGTCAAAAATAACAATTCAAG TCGTTTCGGCAAATTCGTAGAAATCCAATTCGACAAGAATGGGAAAATTTCTGGAGCTGCAATTAGAACATATCTCCTAGAGAGGTCACGAGTATGCCAAGTGTCCGACCCGGAGAGAAACTATCACTGCTTTTACATGCTTTGTTCAGCACCACCAGAG GATGTAAAGAAGTACAAGTTAGGGAATCCAAAGCAATTCCACTATCTTAATCAATCAAACTGTTATGAAGTTTCAAATGTAGATGATGCAAAAGAGTACTTGGAGACCAGAAATGCAATGGATATTGTAGGAATCAACCAGGAAGAACAG GATGCTATCTTTCGTGTGGTCGCGGCAATCCTCCACCTTGGTAACATTGACTTTGTCAAAGGGACTGAAGTTGATTCTTCCAAACTGAAAGATGAAAAATCACTGTTCCACCTTCGGACAGCTGCAGAgttgttcat GTGTGATGAGAAAGCATTAGAGGACTCACTTTGCAAGCGTGTCATTGTTACTCCTGATGGCAATATTACAAAACCACTCGACCCGGACTCAGCTTCTTTGAGCCGAGATGCTTTGTCAAAGACGGTTTACTCAAAACTGTTTGATTG GATTGTTGACAAGATTAACAGTTCAATTGGTCAAGACTCCAATGCAGTAAGCATAATAGGAGTCCTTGATATTTATGGGTTTGAGAGCTTCAAGATCAACAG TTTTGAGCAACTATGCATCAACCTAACGAACGAGAAGTTGCAACAACATTTCAACCAG CATGTATTCAAGATGGAGCAAGAAGAGTACACCAAAGAGGAAATCAATTGGAGCTATGTTGAATTTGTGGATAATCAAGATGTTCTTGATCTTATTGAGAAG AAACCTGGGGGAATAATTGCTCTTCTTGATGAAGCATG CATGTTCCCCAAGTCAACTCATGAGACTTTTGCACAAAAGATGTACCAGACATATAAAGCACACAAGCGCTTCAGCAAACCAAAACTTTCTCGGACAAACTTCACAATTAACCATTATGCTGGAGAT GTCACATATCAAGCAGATTATTTCCTCGATAAAAATAAAGATTACGTAGTAGCGGAGCATCAAGCTCTTTTATGTGCATCCAAGTGCTCATTTGTTGCAAATCTTTTCCCTCCTTTACCTGAGGAAACATCAAAGCAATCAAAATTTTCTTCCATTGGTTCTCAGTTTAAG CAACAACTACAATCTCTCATGGAGACACTGAACACAACAGAACCACATTACATAAGGTGTGTGAAGCCAAATACAGTCTTGCAGCCAGGAATCTTTGAGAACTTCAATGTCCTAAATCAGTTAAGATGTGGA GGAGTACTTGAGGCAATAAGGATTAGTTGTGCCGGATATCCAACGAAAAGAACATTTGAAGAGTTCCTTGACCGTTTTGGAATGCTAGCTCCAGATGTCCTTGATGG GTCAGATGAGAAAAAGGCAGCTATTGCCATATGTGATAAGATGGGATTAAAAGGCTATCAA ATGGGGAAAACAAAGGTATTCCTCAGAGCTGGACAGATGGCCGAATTAGATGCACGAAGAGCTGAAGTCTTAGCCAAAGCAGCAAGACTCATACAGAGACAAATCCGTACACATTTAACAAGAAAAGAGTTTATCACCTTGAGAAATGCTACAATTCATATCCAGAAAATTTGGAGAG CAAAACTTGCACGTGAACTCTATGAAAATATGAGGAGAGAAGCAGCCTCAATCAGGATACAGAAGCATGTGCGTGCACATAGAGCAAGAATGAATTACACATCATTACAAGGATGTTCTATAGTAATTCAATCTGGAATGAGAGCATTAGCCGCACGAAACGAATTTAGGTACCGAAGACAAACGAAGGCTTCAATCAAACTTCAG ACACAATGGAGAAGAGTTCAAGCTCTTTCTGATTACAAACAACAAAAGAGAGCAGCTATTATATTTCAGTGTCTCTGGAGAGCCAGAGTAGCAAGAAGAGAGCTCAGAAAGCTTCGGATA GCTGCAAGGGATACTGGAGCACTTAAGGAAGCAAAGGACAAGTTGGAGAAGCGTGTTGAGGAGCTTACATGGAGATTAGACATCGAAAAGCACATGAGG GTTGACCTTGAAGAAGCTAAAGGACAAGAGATTGCAAAACTACAAAACACTTTACAAGAAATACAAGGTCAGCTAGATGAAGCCCGCGCTGCAATTATTCATGAAAGAGAAGCAGCAAAACTAGCAATTGAGCAAGCACCACCAGTAATTAAAGAGGTTCCTGTTGTGGACAACACAAAGCTAGAGTTACTAACAAATAAAAATGAGGAGCTGGAG ACTGAAGTAgaggagttgaagaagaagattaaAGAATTTGAAGAAAAGTGCTCAGCAATTGAAAATGAGAATCAAGCTAGGATTAAAGAGGCAGAAGAAGCACAACTAAAAGCAACACAACTTCAAGAGACTATTGAAAG ATTGGAAGTGAGCTTGTCCAACCTTGAAACTGAAAATCAAGTGCTATGCCAGCAGGCATTGGTAGAATCAAAAAATGAAGATCTTTCCGAAGAGATCAAAAT CCTAAAGGATCAGATAGCAAACCTAGAATCAGAGAATGAACGCCTGCGGGACCAGGCAGAAGCAGCTGCCATGGAGCAGAAAGTTCACCCAGATATAATAGCAACAAACCAGGAAATTTCTGCTGATCAACACGAACAACATATCCAACAAAGAATTGTAGCAGATAATGTGACTCCACAAATCAAG AATCTAGACAATGGACATCTAGCGGAGGAAGAATGCCGTGGAAGAAAA gAACCAAGAGCAGCTGTCTCCTTCCTTACAAAACAAAGATCACTCACAGACAGGCAGCAG GAAAGTTATGATGCACTGCTCAAGTGCCTTACCGAAGATAAGCGTTTCGAGAACAACAGACCAGCAGTTGCTTGTATTGTTTATAAAGCACTTCTTCATTGGAGATCCTTTGAAGCAGAGAAGACAcatatatttgataaaattagTCACACCATCCGATCATCTATAGAG AGTCAAGAAGGAATCAATGATCTAGCATATTGGCTTTCAACAACTTCaacacttctgttctatctgCAATGCACACTCAAGGTCAGCAACACATCTAAGATGGTGTCACGCAATCGAAACTCCCCTGCCACTCTATTTGGAAAAATGGCACAG GGTTTACGTTCATCTTCattgggaattgggatttcaAGTGGTTATAGTGGAATGGTGGACAAGCACAATGACCAATCTAAAGTCGAAGCCAAGTACCCAGCAATTCTGTTTAAGCAACATTTGACTGCATATGTTGAGAAGATATATGGAATGATCCGTGACAGTTTAAAGAAGGAGATCAGCCCATTCTTGAATTTGTGTATTCAG GCACCAAGAGCCATAAGAACCAGATCAATAAGAGGGTCATCCAGAAACATCCATTCGAATATACTTGCAAAACAACAGGCACTGCACATGCACTGGAAAAGCATTGTCAACAAGCTAGATGAAATCTTGGGTGTACTGTCTGATAACTAT GTCCCTTCCATGATAACAGGGAAGATATTTAGTCAGGTTTTCTCATTCATGAATGTCCAACTCTTTAATAG TTTGTTGCTTCGTCGAGAGTGCTGCTCCTTTAGCAATGGAGAATATTTGAAGGCAGGTTTGCATGAGTTGGAACTGTGGTGTCTTAATGCAACAGATCAG TTTGCTGGGTCATCTTGGCATGAACTCAAACAAATACGCCAAGCTGTCGGATTTCTG GTCTTGCATCAAAAGGCTCACAAATCTTTGGAAGAGATCACCAATGAACTCTGCCCG GTGTTAAGTATTCCACAAATATATCGTATTGGAACTATGTTCTGGGATGACAAGTATGGATCTCAGGGATTATCTCCAGAA GTCATAAGTAGAATGAGAGTACTTATGACAGAAGACTCGACAAGCATGCCCAATAACTCATTCCTTCTTGAAGTGGACTCcag CATACCATTCCTGATGGAGGAGATGTTCCGGTCTATGAGTGACATCAGACTATCAGATATGGAAGTGGATCCACCACCAATCCTCAGGCAAAGGTCTGATTTCCAATTCTTACTGCAACACATTGAAAGCGATTCTCAGTAA
- the LOC112703034 gene encoding myosin-12 isoform X1: MGTPVNIIVGSHVWVEDPEISWIDGVVTEINGKNATIVTSNGRTVVAEISSIYPKDTEAPAAGVDDMTKLAYLHEPGVLHNLAIRFSLNEIYTYTGNILIAVNPFRRLPHLYDIHMMEQYKGAAFGELSPHLFAVADTCYRAMINESRSQSILVSGESGAGKTETTKMLMRYLAFMGGRSGTEGRTVEQQVLESNPVLEAFGNAKTVKNNNSSRFGKFVEIQFDKNGKISGAAIRTYLLERSRVCQVSDPERNYHCFYMLCSAPPEDVKKYKLGNPKQFHYLNQSNCYEVSNVDDAKEYLETRNAMDIVGINQEEQDAIFRVVAAILHLGNIDFVKGTEVDSSKLKDEKSLFHLRTAAELFMCDEKALEDSLCKRVIVTPDGNITKPLDPDSASLSRDALSKTVYSKLFDWIVDKINSSIGQDSNAVSIIGVLDIYGFESFKINSFEQLCINLTNEKLQQHFNQHVFKMEQEEYTKEEINWSYVEFVDNQDVLDLIEKKPGGIIALLDEACMFPKSTHETFAQKMYQTYKAHKRFSKPKLSRTNFTINHYAGDVTYQADYFLDKNKDYVVAEHQALLCASKCSFVANLFPPLPEETSKQSKFSSIGSQFKQQLQSLMETLNTTEPHYIRCVKPNTVLQPGIFENFNVLNQLRCGGVLEAIRISCAGYPTKRTFEEFLDRFGMLAPDVLDGSDEKKAAIAICDKMGLKGYQMGKTKVFLRAGQMAELDARRAEVLAKAARLIQRQIRTHLTRKEFITLRNATIHIQKIWRAKLARELYENMRREAASIRIQKHVRAHRARMNYTSLQGCSIVIQSGMRALAARNEFRYRRQTKASIKLQTQWRRVQALSDYKQQKRAAIIFQCLWRARVARRELRKLRIAARDTGALKEAKDKLEKRVEELTWRLDIEKHMRVDLEEAKGQEIAKLQNTLQEIQGQLDEARAAIIHEREAAKLAIEQAPPVIKEVPVVDNTKLELLTNKNEELETEVEELKKKIKEFEEKCSAIENENQARIKEAEEAQLKATQLQETIERLEVSLSNLETENQVLCQQALVESKNEDLSEEIKILKDQIANLESENERLRDQAEAAAMEQKVHPDIIATNQEISADQHEQHIQQRIVADNVTPQIKVQNLDNGHLAEEECRGRKEPRAAVSFLTKQRSLTDRQQESYDALLKCLTEDKRFENNRPAVACIVYKALLHWRSFEAEKTHIFDKISHTIRSSIESQEGINDLAYWLSTTSTLLFYLQCTLKVSNTSKMVSRNRNSPATLFGKMAQGLRSSSLGIGISSGYSGMVDKHNDQSKVEAKYPAILFKQHLTAYVEKIYGMIRDSLKKEISPFLNLCIQAPRAIRTRSIRGSSRNIHSNILAKQQALHMHWKSIVNKLDEILGVLSDNYVPSMITGKIFSQVFSFMNVQLFNSLLLRRECCSFSNGEYLKAGLHELELWCLNATDQFAGSSWHELKQIRQAVGFLVLHQKAHKSLEEITNELCPVLSIPQIYRIGTMFWDDKYGSQGLSPEVISRMRVLMTEDSTSMPNNSFLLEVDSSIPFLMEEMFRSMSDIRLSDMEVDPPPILRQRSDFQFLLQHIESDSQ, encoded by the exons ATG GGAACGCCTGTGAATATCATCGTCGGATCACATGTTTGGGTTGAGGATCCTGAGATTTCATGGATTGATGGTGTGGTGACAGAAATCAATGGCAAAAATGCTACCATCGTTACTTCAAATGGAAGAACT GTGGTGGCAGAGATTTCGAGTATTTATCCGAAAGATACAGAAGCGCCAGCAGCAGGAGTTGATGACATGACAAAGCTGGCATACCTCCATGAGCCAGGAGTCCTTCATAACCTTGCCATTCGTTTTTCTCTTAACGAGATATAT ACATATACAGGGAATATCTTAATTGCAGTGAATCCTTTTCGACGACTGCCACACTTGTATGATATCCATATGATGGAGCAATACAAAGGAGCAGCATTTGGAGAGCTTAGCCCTCACCTTTTCGCCGTTGCCGACACCTGCTACAG GGCAATGATAAATGAAAGTAGAAGCCAGTCCATTCTGGTGAGTGGAGAGAGTGGAGCTGGTAAAACAGAAACCACCAAAATGTTAATGAGATATCTAGCATTCATGGGAGGAAGATCAGGTACGGAAGGAAGAACGGTAGAACAACAGGTTTTGGAG TCCAATCCAGTGTTAGAAGCATTTGGAAATGCCAAAACTGTCAAAAATAACAATTCAAG TCGTTTCGGCAAATTCGTAGAAATCCAATTCGACAAGAATGGGAAAATTTCTGGAGCTGCAATTAGAACATATCTCCTAGAGAGGTCACGAGTATGCCAAGTGTCCGACCCGGAGAGAAACTATCACTGCTTTTACATGCTTTGTTCAGCACCACCAGAG GATGTAAAGAAGTACAAGTTAGGGAATCCAAAGCAATTCCACTATCTTAATCAATCAAACTGTTATGAAGTTTCAAATGTAGATGATGCAAAAGAGTACTTGGAGACCAGAAATGCAATGGATATTGTAGGAATCAACCAGGAAGAACAG GATGCTATCTTTCGTGTGGTCGCGGCAATCCTCCACCTTGGTAACATTGACTTTGTCAAAGGGACTGAAGTTGATTCTTCCAAACTGAAAGATGAAAAATCACTGTTCCACCTTCGGACAGCTGCAGAgttgttcat GTGTGATGAGAAAGCATTAGAGGACTCACTTTGCAAGCGTGTCATTGTTACTCCTGATGGCAATATTACAAAACCACTCGACCCGGACTCAGCTTCTTTGAGCCGAGATGCTTTGTCAAAGACGGTTTACTCAAAACTGTTTGATTG GATTGTTGACAAGATTAACAGTTCAATTGGTCAAGACTCCAATGCAGTAAGCATAATAGGAGTCCTTGATATTTATGGGTTTGAGAGCTTCAAGATCAACAG TTTTGAGCAACTATGCATCAACCTAACGAACGAGAAGTTGCAACAACATTTCAACCAG CATGTATTCAAGATGGAGCAAGAAGAGTACACCAAAGAGGAAATCAATTGGAGCTATGTTGAATTTGTGGATAATCAAGATGTTCTTGATCTTATTGAGAAG AAACCTGGGGGAATAATTGCTCTTCTTGATGAAGCATG CATGTTCCCCAAGTCAACTCATGAGACTTTTGCACAAAAGATGTACCAGACATATAAAGCACACAAGCGCTTCAGCAAACCAAAACTTTCTCGGACAAACTTCACAATTAACCATTATGCTGGAGAT GTCACATATCAAGCAGATTATTTCCTCGATAAAAATAAAGATTACGTAGTAGCGGAGCATCAAGCTCTTTTATGTGCATCCAAGTGCTCATTTGTTGCAAATCTTTTCCCTCCTTTACCTGAGGAAACATCAAAGCAATCAAAATTTTCTTCCATTGGTTCTCAGTTTAAG CAACAACTACAATCTCTCATGGAGACACTGAACACAACAGAACCACATTACATAAGGTGTGTGAAGCCAAATACAGTCTTGCAGCCAGGAATCTTTGAGAACTTCAATGTCCTAAATCAGTTAAGATGTGGA GGAGTACTTGAGGCAATAAGGATTAGTTGTGCCGGATATCCAACGAAAAGAACATTTGAAGAGTTCCTTGACCGTTTTGGAATGCTAGCTCCAGATGTCCTTGATGG GTCAGATGAGAAAAAGGCAGCTATTGCCATATGTGATAAGATGGGATTAAAAGGCTATCAA ATGGGGAAAACAAAGGTATTCCTCAGAGCTGGACAGATGGCCGAATTAGATGCACGAAGAGCTGAAGTCTTAGCCAAAGCAGCAAGACTCATACAGAGACAAATCCGTACACATTTAACAAGAAAAGAGTTTATCACCTTGAGAAATGCTACAATTCATATCCAGAAAATTTGGAGAG CAAAACTTGCACGTGAACTCTATGAAAATATGAGGAGAGAAGCAGCCTCAATCAGGATACAGAAGCATGTGCGTGCACATAGAGCAAGAATGAATTACACATCATTACAAGGATGTTCTATAGTAATTCAATCTGGAATGAGAGCATTAGCCGCACGAAACGAATTTAGGTACCGAAGACAAACGAAGGCTTCAATCAAACTTCAG ACACAATGGAGAAGAGTTCAAGCTCTTTCTGATTACAAACAACAAAAGAGAGCAGCTATTATATTTCAGTGTCTCTGGAGAGCCAGAGTAGCAAGAAGAGAGCTCAGAAAGCTTCGGATA GCTGCAAGGGATACTGGAGCACTTAAGGAAGCAAAGGACAAGTTGGAGAAGCGTGTTGAGGAGCTTACATGGAGATTAGACATCGAAAAGCACATGAGG GTTGACCTTGAAGAAGCTAAAGGACAAGAGATTGCAAAACTACAAAACACTTTACAAGAAATACAAGGTCAGCTAGATGAAGCCCGCGCTGCAATTATTCATGAAAGAGAAGCAGCAAAACTAGCAATTGAGCAAGCACCACCAGTAATTAAAGAGGTTCCTGTTGTGGACAACACAAAGCTAGAGTTACTAACAAATAAAAATGAGGAGCTGGAG ACTGAAGTAgaggagttgaagaagaagattaaAGAATTTGAAGAAAAGTGCTCAGCAATTGAAAATGAGAATCAAGCTAGGATTAAAGAGGCAGAAGAAGCACAACTAAAAGCAACACAACTTCAAGAGACTATTGAAAG ATTGGAAGTGAGCTTGTCCAACCTTGAAACTGAAAATCAAGTGCTATGCCAGCAGGCATTGGTAGAATCAAAAAATGAAGATCTTTCCGAAGAGATCAAAAT CCTAAAGGATCAGATAGCAAACCTAGAATCAGAGAATGAACGCCTGCGGGACCAGGCAGAAGCAGCTGCCATGGAGCAGAAAGTTCACCCAGATATAATAGCAACAAACCAGGAAATTTCTGCTGATCAACACGAACAACATATCCAACAAAGAATTGTAGCAGATAATGTGACTCCACAAATCAAG GTGCAGAATCTAGACAATGGACATCTAGCGGAGGAAGAATGCCGTGGAAGAAAA gAACCAAGAGCAGCTGTCTCCTTCCTTACAAAACAAAGATCACTCACAGACAGGCAGCAG GAAAGTTATGATGCACTGCTCAAGTGCCTTACCGAAGATAAGCGTTTCGAGAACAACAGACCAGCAGTTGCTTGTATTGTTTATAAAGCACTTCTTCATTGGAGATCCTTTGAAGCAGAGAAGACAcatatatttgataaaattagTCACACCATCCGATCATCTATAGAG AGTCAAGAAGGAATCAATGATCTAGCATATTGGCTTTCAACAACTTCaacacttctgttctatctgCAATGCACACTCAAGGTCAGCAACACATCTAAGATGGTGTCACGCAATCGAAACTCCCCTGCCACTCTATTTGGAAAAATGGCACAG GGTTTACGTTCATCTTCattgggaattgggatttcaAGTGGTTATAGTGGAATGGTGGACAAGCACAATGACCAATCTAAAGTCGAAGCCAAGTACCCAGCAATTCTGTTTAAGCAACATTTGACTGCATATGTTGAGAAGATATATGGAATGATCCGTGACAGTTTAAAGAAGGAGATCAGCCCATTCTTGAATTTGTGTATTCAG GCACCAAGAGCCATAAGAACCAGATCAATAAGAGGGTCATCCAGAAACATCCATTCGAATATACTTGCAAAACAACAGGCACTGCACATGCACTGGAAAAGCATTGTCAACAAGCTAGATGAAATCTTGGGTGTACTGTCTGATAACTAT GTCCCTTCCATGATAACAGGGAAGATATTTAGTCAGGTTTTCTCATTCATGAATGTCCAACTCTTTAATAG TTTGTTGCTTCGTCGAGAGTGCTGCTCCTTTAGCAATGGAGAATATTTGAAGGCAGGTTTGCATGAGTTGGAACTGTGGTGTCTTAATGCAACAGATCAG TTTGCTGGGTCATCTTGGCATGAACTCAAACAAATACGCCAAGCTGTCGGATTTCTG GTCTTGCATCAAAAGGCTCACAAATCTTTGGAAGAGATCACCAATGAACTCTGCCCG GTGTTAAGTATTCCACAAATATATCGTATTGGAACTATGTTCTGGGATGACAAGTATGGATCTCAGGGATTATCTCCAGAA GTCATAAGTAGAATGAGAGTACTTATGACAGAAGACTCGACAAGCATGCCCAATAACTCATTCCTTCTTGAAGTGGACTCcag CATACCATTCCTGATGGAGGAGATGTTCCGGTCTATGAGTGACATCAGACTATCAGATATGGAAGTGGATCCACCACCAATCCTCAGGCAAAGGTCTGATTTCCAATTCTTACTGCAACACATTGAAAGCGATTCTCAGTAA